CGCAGCCTTCTCCGCAATCATGACCACGGCGGCGTTGGTGTTCGACGACACGATGCTTGGCATGACCGAGCTGTCGCAGACACGCAGGCCTTGCAGCCCGCGCACGCGAAGCTCGGGGTCGACGACGCTGTCGGCATCGCCGCCCATCCGGCAGGTGCCGACTGGGTGATAGGCGCTGCGGCCATGTTCTCGGGCGAAGGCTTCGAGTGCTGAGCGCCCCTGCATCGCCTTGCCGGGCAGATGCTCGCGGCTGATGTATCTGGCGAAGGCTGGCTGCGACAGGATTTCGCGGCTGATCTCGATGCCGTCGATGGCGCGTTCGAGATCATAGCGCTCGGCGAACGGGTTGGGGTCGATGATGGGCGCATCGCGCAGGTCCGCGGACTTGAGCGTGACGCTGCCGCGCGAACGCGGGCGCACATGGTAGGAGTTCAGCGTGCAGCCATTGCCGCCGGGAACCGAGCCGATGCCTTCCTCGACGCCGGCGCCGGGCAGGAAATGGAACTGGATGTCCGGCGTCTTCTCCGCGCGGTCGCCCCACCAGAAGCCGCCGGCCTCGACGATGTTGGAGGCCACCGGCCCCTTGCCGAACAGCGCATATTCAAGACCGGCAACCGCCTGCCAGCGCTTCTTCTTGTAACGGTCGATGCCATGCGGTCCGTTGAGCTCGGCGACGACATCGACGTCCATGTGATCGTGCAGATTCTGGCCGACGTTTTTGGAATCGTGGACCACCTCGATGCCGTGATGGCCGAGATGCACGGCCGGGCCGATGCCGGACAGCATCAGCAATTTCGGCGAGCCGATGGCGCCGGCGGCGACGATGACTTCGCGCTCGGCGCGGAGCAGTTCGGTGCGGCCATTGACGATGATCTCGACACCGATGGCGCGGCCGTTCTCGACCACGATGCGGCTGACGGAGGCGTCGGTGCGTAGCGTCAGATTCTTGCGGCCGAGCGCCGGCTTCAGATAGGCGACCGCCGTGCTCGAGCGTTTCCCCCGACGCGTCGTCGTCTGGTAGAAGCCGGCGCCCGCCTGCTCACCGGCGTTGAAGTCGGCGCGGAAAGGAAGGCCCGCCTGCTGCGCCGCCTTGACGAAGATGCGGGTCAGCGGATGCGGCGCGCCGCTGGAGACGCCGAGCGGGCCGTCAGTGCCGTGCTGCGCATCGGCAAAAGTGTCGTTGCCCTCGGAGCGGACGAAGTAGGGCAGCACGTCGGCATAGCTCCAGCCGGCACAGCCATTCTCAGTCGCCCAGCCGTCATAATCCTCAGGGCAGCCGCGGGTGAACACCTGGGCGTTGATCGAGGAGCCGCCGCCCAGCACGCGGGCCTGCGGATAGACCATGGTGCGGCCATCGATCTCCTTGCCGGGCGCGGTGTCATAACCCCAGATCAGCGGCCCCGACGTCATCTTGAAGAAGCCGACCGGCAGATGGATGTAGCGGTCGGTGTCGGGCGGACCGGCCTCGAGCAGCACGACGGACACGTCCGGGTCCTCGCTCAGCCGGGCGGCCAGAATGCAGCCAGCCGAACCGCCGCCGACAATGATGTAATCCGTCATTTCCACTCCCGGGTTCTCTTTGTTGGAGCATGATCTCCGGACAAAACGGTTTCCCGATTTGTCCGAGAAAACCGGTTCCCACTTCTAGGGATCATGCTCCGGCGGGCGATGAAAATCACCGCCCCTTCCTCTTGCGCGCGACGATCTCAAGTCGCTTGTGCCACGTCAAGAGAAAGGGTATGGTTATCGTGTTGAAGGGTTGTCGTACAAGTGGAGGAGCTTGACGACCCTCACCAGGAGGTCCCGGCCGCGCTCCCCGCGCAAGATGCCGGGCGGAACAGAATTCAATCGGGAGGATTCGAGGTATGAACGACACGAAGAATTTTGCGGTCAACCGGCGCACGCTGATGATGGGCGCCACCGCCGGCGTGGCGGCACTCGCCATGCCGAGCGTGCTGCGCGCGCAGGACAAGCCGACGCTGGTGACGTCGATCCGCTCGCTGTCCAACCCCTATCACGCGGTGTGGAAGACCGGCGCGGAAGCGTATGCCAAATGGGCCGGGCTGGAACACGTCACGCTGGTTTCGGAAGGCAACAGCGAGAAGGGCATTGCCGACATCAAGGCGATGCTGGCCAAGACCGGCGGCAACATGGTGCTGAATTCCGATCCCAACGACACGCCCGATGCGCGCCCGATCGTCGAGGCCTGCGCCAAGGCCGGCGCCTATGTGGTGACGCAGTGGAACAAGCCTGGGGATCTGCACCCGAAGGATTTCAACCCGAACTATGTCTCGCATATCGAGTTCGACGGCATCGACAGCGGCAAGACCATCGCCGAGATCCTGTTCAAGACCATTGGCGGCAAGGGCGGCATCGTCGCACTCGGCGGCCTGATCTCGACCACGGCGGCGATCGAACGCAAGAAGGGCCTCGATGCGGCGCTCGCCGCCAACCCGGACATCAAGCTGCTCGACTTCCAGGTCGCCAACTGGAAGTCGACCGAAGCCTTCGACCTGATGGGCAATCTGCTCACCCGCTTCGGCGACGACATCAAGGGCATCTGGGCCGCCAATGACGATATGGGCTCCGGTGCACTGGAAGCGCTGCGTGCCGAAAATCTCGCCGGCAAGGTGCCGATCGTCGGCGTCGACGGCATCAAGACGGCGGTCGATGCGGTGCGCACCGGCGAGTTCGCCTGCACCGTCACTTCGGATCCGTTCTGGCAGGGCGGCATGGGTCTGGCCATCGGCTACAACGCCAAGATCGGCAAGTTCGACCCGACCAAGGAGCCCCCGGAGCACCGCGAGTTCTACGGCAAGGCGGTGCTGATCTCGCACGACAATGTCGAGGAATATTACAAGACCAATGTCGATGCGAAGCCCGAGATCGACTGGAACGATCTGTGGGGCCGGGTCACCGGAGCAATCCGCACCTGATCCATCGGAGTGGGCTGCAACTCCCTGGCGGCCCGCTTCCTCCCGCAGCCGTCGCGATCCCCTTGTCGCGACGGCTGTCACCAGCAGACGGGAAGCGGTTTCTTGACAATCCATACAGAACCCCTGAAGTCCGTTTCGGACATCGAGCGGACGACGCCCATGACACCGTTCCCCGGCCGCATCGCGACATTCCTGGGCGGCAGGCGCTGGCGCAGCCTGGCGCCGCTGGCGGTGCTGATTGTACTCTGCGTACTCATCGCCATTGCCAACCCCAATTTCATCGAGCTGCGCAATCTGGTGCGGCTTGCGAATTCCGCCGCCGTGCCGCTGACGCTGGCGATGGGGCTGACCTTCATCATCCTGATGGGCAGCATCGACCTCGCAGTCGAAGGCACGCTTTCGGTGGCGGCGATGGTGCTTGTGCTGCTCGCCGCCAATGACGGCAACGGCAACGACTATGGCTGGTGGGCGGTGCTCGCTGCCATCGCCGCCGGCACCGCCATGGGCTTCGTCAGCGGTCTCATCCAGACCATGCTGCGCATCCCGTCCTTCATGGGCACGCTCGGCATGTGGTTCATCGGCCTCGGCCTGTCGGTCTATATGCTGGGCGGCACGGCCATCAAGCTGAACGACGCCTCGATCCGCGACCTGGCCTTGCACCGTTTCCTCGGCCTGCCGGTGGCGGTCTGGGTCGCGTTCGGCGCCTTCCTGCTCGCCACTGTCATCCAGTATCACACCAAGCTCGGCCGCCACATATTGGCGATCGGCGGTGATGAGGATGTCGCCAAGCTCTCCGGCGTCAATGTCGTGCGCGTGCGCATCACCGCTTTTGCGCTGGCCGGGTTCTTCTTCGGCATTGCCGGCGTGCTGGCCGCGGCACAGCTCGGCCAGTCGCACGCCGTCATCGGCGACGGCAGGCTGTTTGCAGCGGTCACCGCAGTGGTCGTCGGCGGCACCGCTTTGACCGGCGGCGAGGGCGGCGTCGTCAACACGCTGATCGGTGTGCTGATCGTCACCGTGCTTGCCAATGGCATGATCCTGCTCGGCATCTCGCCCTACATCCAGCAGACGGTGCAGGGTCTGATGATCATCGCCGCGGTGGCGCTGTCGCTCGACCGTGTCCGCCTGAAAATCGTCAAGTGAACGCCATGCTGCAGGCGTCCAGCATCATCAAGAATTTCCCCGGCGTCCAGGCGCTGCGCGACGTCTCAATCGAGGTGCGGCCCAATGAAGTTGTCGGGCTGATCGGCGAGAACGGCGCCGGCAAGTCGACGCTGATGCGGGTGCTGGCCGGCGGCTACCGGCCGGATAGCGGCTCGCTGACGCTGGATGGCGAACAGCTGCGCATGCGCAACGCCCGTGATGCGGCCAGGCATGGCATCGGCATGGTGTTCCAGGAGCAGTCGCTGGTGCTGAACCTGACGGTTGCCGAAAACATCTATCTCGGCGAAGAGGACCGCTTCACCCGCTTCGGCCTCGTCAATTGGCGCGCCATGAACGCGGCGGCGCGGCGGCAACTGGCCAAGATCGGCATCGACATCGACGTCACCGCGCGCACCTCCGAACTCACCTTCGCCGCACGCCAGATGGTCGAGCTCGCCAAGGCGCTGACCTTGGAGGAAGTGGTCGAGCGGCAGTTGCTGATCCTGCTCGACGAGCCGACCTCGGTGCTCAACGCCGCCGACATCGAGGTGCTGTTCGCGCGGGTGCGGTCGCTCAAATCCCGCGCCAGCTTCGTCTTCGTCTCGCACCGCCTCGAAGAGGTGCTCAATATCTCCGACCGCGTCTACACGATGAAGGATGGCGCCGTCGTTGCCGAACATCGTGCAGCCGAAGTCACCGCGCCTGAGCTGCACGAGATCATGGTCGGGCGCGGCCTGCAGGCCGAATATTACCGCGAGGCCCGCCAGCTCGCGCCGCGCGATATCGTGATGGTCGAGGCCAAGGGGCTTGGCGCCAACGGTTTCTATCACGGCGTCGATCTCTCGATCCGGGCCGGCGAGATTGTCGGCATTGCCGGCGTCGTCGGCTCCGGCCGCGAGGAGGTGACGCGCACCGTTGGCGGCTTCGTCCAGCATGATGCCGGCGAGATGAAAATCGCCGGCGATGCCGTGCGCTTCTCCTCGCCGGAGCCGGCTGTGCGCAAGGGCATCGGCTATGTCCCGCGCGAGCGCCGGCTCGAAGGGCTGGTGATGTTCCTGTCGATCGCGGAGAACATTTCGCTGGCCGATCTCTCCAGCGTCATGCGCCATGGCGCCATCGACTATGGCAAGGAGCGCCGGCTTGCCGCCGACTGGATCAAGCGGCTGCGCATCAAGGCGCCCGGTCCCGATGCCGCCTGCCGCAAGCTCAGCGGCGGCAACCAGCAGAAGGTGGTGCTGGCGCGCTGGATGACGGCGGGCTCGCGCATCCTGGTGCTCGACCATCCCACACGCGGGCTCGATGTCGGCGCCAAGGAAGAGGTCTACGAATTGGTGCGCGACCTCTCCGCGCAAGGCGTGGCGATCCTTTTGATTTCCGACACGCTGGAGGAAACGATCGGTCTGTCGCACCAGGTGCTGGTGATGCGCGACGGTGCAATCACCGCGCGCTTCGATGCCAGTCCGGGCAACAAGCCGAACCAGGTCGATCTTCTCAGGGCAATGGTGTGAACCGATGAATGAGGCGTTCTCCATCAGGCAGGTTTTCGAGGGCAAGTGGACGCAAGGCGCCATTCCGCTGATCCTGCTTGTGGGCCTGCTTTTGATCATTGAGATCGCCGCGCCCGGCTTCCTCACCGGCGAAACCGTGGCGCTTTTGTTTGCCAACACTGCCGTGCTGTTCATCCTGGCGACCGGCGTCACCTTCGCCATCCTGCTTGGCGGCATCGATTTGTCGATCCAGGCGGTGGCATCGCTGGCCAGCGTCATCCTGGCGCAATTGCTGCCTTCGCTCGGCCTTGCCGCCTTTCCGGTGGCGATCCTGTCGGGGCTCGCCTTCGGCGTGTTGAGCGGTGTCGTCCATGTCAAGCTGCGCGTGCCGTCCTTCGTCGCGACACTCGCCACCGGCGGCGTGGTCACCGGCCTGGCGCTCTGGGTCTCCAATGGCCGCGCCATCACCATCGAGGAAGGTGGCCGAGAAAACACGGCGTGGATCAA
This region of Mesorhizobium sp. C432A genomic DNA includes:
- a CDS encoding GMC family oxidoreductase N-terminal domain-containing protein codes for the protein MTDYIIVGGGSAGCILAARLSEDPDVSVVLLEAGPPDTDRYIHLPVGFFKMTSGPLIWGYDTAPGKEIDGRTMVYPQARVLGGGSSINAQVFTRGCPEDYDGWATENGCAGWSYADVLPYFVRSEGNDTFADAQHGTDGPLGVSSGAPHPLTRIFVKAAQQAGLPFRADFNAGEQAGAGFYQTTTRRGKRSSTAVAYLKPALGRKNLTLRTDASVSRIVVENGRAIGVEIIVNGRTELLRAEREVIVAAGAIGSPKLLMLSGIGPAVHLGHHGIEVVHDSKNVGQNLHDHMDVDVVAELNGPHGIDRYKKKRWQAVAGLEYALFGKGPVASNIVEAGGFWWGDRAEKTPDIQFHFLPGAGVEEGIGSVPGGNGCTLNSYHVRPRSRGSVTLKSADLRDAPIIDPNPFAERYDLERAIDGIEISREILSQPAFARYISREHLPGKAMQGRSALEAFAREHGRSAYHPVGTCRMGGDADSVVDPELRVRGLQGLRVCDSSVMPSIVSSNTNAAVVMIAEKAADLIAGRTLPVA
- a CDS encoding sugar ABC transporter substrate-binding protein codes for the protein MNDTKNFAVNRRTLMMGATAGVAALAMPSVLRAQDKPTLVTSIRSLSNPYHAVWKTGAEAYAKWAGLEHVTLVSEGNSEKGIADIKAMLAKTGGNMVLNSDPNDTPDARPIVEACAKAGAYVVTQWNKPGDLHPKDFNPNYVSHIEFDGIDSGKTIAEILFKTIGGKGGIVALGGLISTTAAIERKKGLDAALAANPDIKLLDFQVANWKSTEAFDLMGNLLTRFGDDIKGIWAANDDMGSGALEALRAENLAGKVPIVGVDGIKTAVDAVRTGEFACTVTSDPFWQGGMGLAIGYNAKIGKFDPTKEPPEHREFYGKAVLISHDNVEEYYKTNVDAKPEIDWNDLWGRVTGAIRT
- a CDS encoding ABC transporter permease, translated to MTIHTEPLKSVSDIERTTPMTPFPGRIATFLGGRRWRSLAPLAVLIVLCVLIAIANPNFIELRNLVRLANSAAVPLTLAMGLTFIILMGSIDLAVEGTLSVAAMVLVLLAANDGNGNDYGWWAVLAAIAAGTAMGFVSGLIQTMLRIPSFMGTLGMWFIGLGLSVYMLGGTAIKLNDASIRDLALHRFLGLPVAVWVAFGAFLLATVIQYHTKLGRHILAIGGDEDVAKLSGVNVVRVRITAFALAGFFFGIAGVLAAAQLGQSHAVIGDGRLFAAVTAVVVGGTALTGGEGGVVNTLIGVLIVTVLANGMILLGISPYIQQTVQGLMIIAAVALSLDRVRLKIVK
- a CDS encoding sugar ABC transporter ATP-binding protein: MLQASSIIKNFPGVQALRDVSIEVRPNEVVGLIGENGAGKSTLMRVLAGGYRPDSGSLTLDGEQLRMRNARDAARHGIGMVFQEQSLVLNLTVAENIYLGEEDRFTRFGLVNWRAMNAAARRQLAKIGIDIDVTARTSELTFAARQMVELAKALTLEEVVERQLLILLDEPTSVLNAADIEVLFARVRSLKSRASFVFVSHRLEEVLNISDRVYTMKDGAVVAEHRAAEVTAPELHEIMVGRGLQAEYYREARQLAPRDIVMVEAKGLGANGFYHGVDLSIRAGEIVGIAGVVGSGREEVTRTVGGFVQHDAGEMKIAGDAVRFSSPEPAVRKGIGYVPRERRLEGLVMFLSIAENISLADLSSVMRHGAIDYGKERRLAADWIKRLRIKAPGPDAACRKLSGGNQQKVVLARWMTAGSRILVLDHPTRGLDVGAKEEVYELVRDLSAQGVAILLISDTLEETIGLSHQVLVMRDGAITARFDASPGNKPNQVDLLRAMV